The Elaeis guineensis isolate ETL-2024a chromosome 3, EG11, whole genome shotgun sequence region TATGTATGTATATGCGCTATATGTAGATGCATGTTTCTGAATATACATGCATGGGTATGCAGGTAGTTTGAGCATGTGTGTGTATTACAAAAATAAACACAGCACACAAATGTAGTGAAGGCATCAACAAAAGAATAACAAATATCCACCATGTTACGTGATGAAGACATCAGCAAATGCAGAACGTAAGACTGTCTGGTTTAGCATAAAAGATTTGATATTTGGCTGTCAAAGCAAGATCACTGTTCCTCTTCAGCTTATGTTTAATCACTATGccttcaataaatttttagactttCCAAAATCAGAGTGTCATATGGATGTCACTTTACAATGCCTAATCAATTACGTTATCCAAGAGTTCTTCACATTCAGGCCCACATAGAAGTTATCCTCAGAGTTCAGGGCCCTTTCTAACAAATTTCTAGTTGATTCTTATTATGTTTCAATCATCagagttgaaaaatttttttaacaatttCCATAATTGCAATCATGTCAAGCAAGAATTGATTGATTTATCCCTTAACTGGAATACATTTTCTTGTGAACAAGATACATTAAGGAGCAAAGTATAGTAGAAtaccttccctccctctctcatCAATTCGTGTCTTTAGTACTTTTTTCCTTTTGGGTGAAGTGGTAGCAGTACTGGTTGACTGATTTTTATCTGTGATCCTTTCTGGGGCATGGTCATGAGTCTTCTGTTGCAAGGAGATTCCAGCAATCATGTTCTTGCTTTCACTTCTTATGTCCACCTCTGATGATGATCCAGAATTTATCCCTTTGACGTTTTCTTGATCATCCCTCAAGATGTCTCTTTTCTGCTCTCCAATATCCAAATCCTTTTTCTGACCAATAGGAAGATCTGGAGATGCAAGACTTACCACATTTTCCTCATCATCATCTGAAAAATCTATAACAACCCTTCTCTTTCTGCTGTTTGCACCATTTGACTCCCTCTTGCAGTTTATATTAGGCACATCATCATCACTGCTGGCAGCATCTGCTGCTTCATGTGCACAAATTTGAGCATCTGCAGTAACTGAATAGCATTTTAAGAAAAACCTGAGTGAAATTTGATCAGCATATGCATGTTAGGCAATTCTTTTTATATACATGCGAAGTGCGATATAAGCCGCTATGATGCATAAAGGAGAAGGGTGTTAAACAGATACATTGCAAGAAAGAACATGAATATATGGCGCATGTACCAGCAGTGTCTGGAACATCAATAGTTGTTTCCATAGCAGAACCAGTGGGCTTTGATTTTGCTGAAGCACGGCCCCACAAATTAGCTAGTGATCCAGTACTTCCAGATAAGGCTTTCTCACTTTGACCTTTTGTTTTGTTGGTGCGAACAGCAATGCCAGATTCTTTGACAACTGAAGGCTTACTGCCCTTATCAATAACTTCTGGAGCAATCTTATCACTTTTCTCACTAGTGACTGCGGTAGACTGCATTCCATTCTTTGTACTCAACTTTCCTGCTTGTCCTTTTTGAGGAGGTTGAACAGGCTGTTCTTTTACaatactattaaattttgatttcacAGGTACTCCCATACCATTAATGGGCTGAGCTGGAGCAGCACCAAGTTCCCCATCAAGAGTACGCTTGACGAAGGAAGTTGAAATACTACAAAACCTGGAGAAAGAGCTATAAAAATCAGATAAGTATTTATCAGACATGTATGCTAAAATATAATGTTTGTATTAACTTTTCTAAATTGCAACATACATATACCACAAAAATATGGTGATAAAAGCAAGTCTAACAATGTCCATATAAGAAACTTTTCAGCAAGATAAGGAAATATTGTCCTGCCTGTTATCCCTCAAGCAATTTTCTTCAGTCAATGGCTGACTAAAGAACTCCTCTGCCTGTACAAATTCAGCATTCCAAAGCAGTGCAAGATCCTCAGGGATGCAAGCTTGGACGCTATAAACCTGAACGGAACATTTATCTTTAAATTCTTCTTTCACTTCTgcaccaaaataaaataaaaccccCTCAAAATGAGTCAATTGTAAGATAAAACTATAAAGCAAAGTGCATAACAGCACAAAAACCAAAAAACTGCTACCTCACAGCATGAAATTTCATGCAAAATGTAAATTTCTAATGATGCaatgtataagaaaaaaaattaaatgcccCTTATTGGCAACATTCTTCACACGAAATTAGTTTTGCTACTATTAAAAAGAGAATTCAGACACTATACTGGTGGAAAAAAATTGCTTGGACAAGCAACCTTAATAATTAAAACCATTCATTGATGTTTGTTCCATTGATAGCCTAAACGGGAGGTTTTGGTTTTGTATGTGTGTTGGGTGGGGAAGATCCTTGCTAGAAGTTTAAACCATCTGTTAAATGCATCTGCttaattcatcataaaaaaacaGTGATTAAAGCAGCAACCCTGCAAAAATATGACATGCAGACCTAACTTGAAAAGGAGTGTGTGTTCAATATCCTCGTTTTTTCATGTTTGCATGTGTAGTCCAAGTGTTTTTGGTGTGGATGTGCATCTCAAACCAGATATGTGCATATTATTGGGGGCTGTTAAGCAACACATATTGATCAGTTATCAATGCCAACACCAATCTTTCATAAAGAAAGTAGCACGAGTAAAAACAGACAAAAGTTCAAGCATGACCACAGAAAGTTTATAGTCACTAAGTTCAAGAACCCTCAAAGCAAGAGGACTTTGAGGTTAAGTATTATCTTCATGATCACCATGAAAAACATCACAAAGcagtagggatggcaaaattaatccgacccgatgggtatacaccctacccgaacccggtcaaacccgaaaaatagggtttgaatgggtttgggttcgggtttggataaaacccgaaaactataatacgggtatgggtagggtatgggtagcgttattttctacccgaacccgacccgaacctatggatatgggtaatacccgaactcatatccgaatatatatatatatatacatatatacatatccgaatatatatatatatatatacatatatatatatatatatatatatatatatacatatatatatatatatataattatatatatgtatgtatgtatatgtatgcatgtatgtatgtgtgtgtgtgttagaagtgtgtatgtgcgtatgtatgtatgtatatatatataattggtaattctatttttgattgataatatgcataaaattattttactttttttttgctatagaatggatgggtatgggttgggggatgggtatctcttttcttacccgattgggtatcgggtagggtttgggtatagggtattaagttcgggtttggggatgggtagtatactacccgacccaaaccctacccattgccatccctacaaAGCAGTGGGCTAAATGGGGTACCAGCAGACAGCAAACATGTATGAGGACAACACAATGCTCTGGAAGCTTAAAAGAATAATATATGCAGAATTGCAAACATTTAAACTCTCAAAGAATGAAAAATTCCATGGGTGCGCCTTTTCTTCGATCTGTTATGCAAAAGGACATTAACAATCTTGGCCTAATCTGAACAACAGAAAATactaagtaaaaaaaaaaaaatgatatcctTCTCACGCAACCATAATACCTGCAAGTTTAAGGCCTGAAGCAAGTTGTACATGATATGTCTGAGGATTGCTTTTTAACCATCCAGACAGTTGGTATATGACTTCCAACTCATGTCCATACTTGTCAACAAACTCCTGAAGCAACCTAAACACAAATATGAGAATGTTAGGGACATTTGCATGTCATGTTAAGATTGAAAACATCCAAAAATTGCACCTTTTGGCATGATTTGAAGACACTGAGAAGTTGCGACTGAGCCACTTGTACGAAACCTGAGAAGTCATATTGGATCAAAATTACAGTATCATCATCAGCTATCGAAACATCCAAATGACCAATTCTACTGATCAAAAGTGGAAGAAGCTGGTTAAGCATAGTAAATAAACACAGAAAAAGAAAGGGACAAAAGAGGAAGGGAGGGGGGGCACAAAACAACATCAATGAACTATAAGTCAATGAATAATTAAACAAGATTGCAATAATTTACAGACTCAAAATGCACATCAACCATGATTTATTCGACTTAGAAGAATGCAAATGTTGGCTGTATCCTTGATTTTCACACACacacaatccaaaaaaaaaaatgtgctactctctctttttttttttggaggggcaGGGGAGACCCACCTGTTTTGTTGAAAAGAATAGTACAAGTcacaataaaaagagaaaaaagagatgaGAAAATGCCAGTGAAGGTTCATAGTGAGGCTTTGTGGTGTCATGAAATTTCATCTGACAacaatcaaaatcaaaaagttgcaaaaaacaaaaaaagaaaaaaagcactTTCCCTGATCCATAATACGGCTTTATGTAGGCACCTAGGTCCCTGATACAGACCACTGAATGTAAAGAAACAGGTGAAAGAACATGATCAGAATGTGTAGAAGAAGGAACAGAGACTATTGAAAGCAAGAAGTAGAAAGAGATTGGTTGGAGAAAGGAAGCGGAGAATAATGTGGAAATCATACAAAGATGTAGAGCTCACTCTATAGATATGATAGCACAAGAAGCTATTCCAAAAATCTTAAGTTACATAAGCAACTCTGCAACTTAGAATGAAGTCGATTCTCTTTTgtaaatctttataattttttaaagaagaattaaaaataaaaggaAGACACCCAACTCCAGCTACCTGTTATTTCAATTTAAATCAATCATAGCACCAAACTTATCTTAACCCTATATACTTTGAGTTAAGTTTAAACCTATGTACTCCAACCCTAACTCAAATAATATCTGCAAAAACCAAAATACTGATGAAAACATGTGCCCCTACACAACATCCTAGGCCACCCATTTAATTGCAcattaattattttgaaaacaatATTTCTTCTTTCACATATTACTCCTTGAGTTGCACCAAAGCTGTTGTTTGCTTCTTTTGGATCAAACATGCCCCACTCCTACATTATATGTTGTAATTGAATCATCCTCAAGGTTTTTTCCATCTTGTTTTTGGTAAAAAACATCGTGACCTCTTATGCAGGTAAGCTCCCAAAATGGCTTCTCTTTGTTAAGTCAGTTCTGCAGGCAACTATAATGATATGAGAGTCAATATCAAACAGCAGAAGAAATAATTCATTCTCTAAAGGTTTCATACCAAATATGACATACTCCTTTTCCATGACCTGAGTTGTCTTGGTGCTCCTTTTAATTGAATGTAACCATAGCCTTCCCAAAAGAATGTTTGCCTCAACCATGGTAAAATATTAAAGTGATCTTCATTTTGAGACAAAATCTATCAGTATTCTCCCCTGGAAAACATTTTATAGTAACCACAGGCCATATCTAGTCCTGTTgaccaatttttttagaaaaccaCTCGTTTAATCAAAGAACATATCATCATGCCTGTAAAATTCATGGAGGAAATCATCATACATGATCATTGATATCTATCTCCTTACCAAACCACAGTTTCAAAAACCACTGGAATGGGACAGTAGGACCAATACCATACCATTCTGGCATGAAGCTGGCACCGATACAAACGTCGGGATGCTAAAACAGCCTTACTAATATGTACGGTCTGTATTGGTATGTATCAGCAATACCATACCAACCATTCTGATTGATACCAATAGTTTTTCAGTTTTTTGAAAACTATCAGTTTCAGCATGTACCATTGATACTGCTACCGTATAGATACTGTACCATTCTGATGCAAAAAAAAGAATGGAATTCCACATTGGTATTTAAACCTTGTGCCAAACATAATTTATATGATTCATGGATTTTTTCCTCCAGGCACAAACAGTGTTCAACTTCCAGCTTACAGTTTTTTTACAAGCATGTGCTTGTTTATGGCCATTCACATGACATGCAACCGATCCCCTAGCTAAAAAGCTTCAAAGTTATATGTTTCTTTGGCACCGTTCATGATCTTGCCTCCGCTCAATATATGATACGAAAAGCCAGGAGAATTCCCATTTGATAAGATAGCTTTCTAGCTTTTGAGTATCTTGTCAGGGTTTTGTTTTGTGATTTTACATAAAACATCACTTGAGATGCTTCGCTACCTGTTCTTCACATTATTTCAAGTCCCTCCTTAGTTTGTAAAGTGCTTGCTCTTCCTTCGCTAATCTTTTCTTGCTGTAAGCAATACAACTCTGATTCAATTCATTGCACATACACCATATATATGAATCATAGTGCTCCTACTTTTCATCTCATTGCGTTGCTGATTTCACATGGCCGGCCCTTCctatttgaaaagaagaaaaaagtgatccAAGAACCTTGGATAATGAATGCCGATAAAAGAAATTTTCACACTAACCTgtcaaaaaaaagggggaaaaactgACTTCATCATTGTCAGTGAATCTTAAGGACCTATTTGGCATCGTTTATTTTGTGATTTTTGATTCTATACAAATTAGAGAAATAGCGCGAGAAGATTGATGTCCAAGATAATGCACAAAATTTCTGCTATCGCTTGCTCTTATTTCCGCTCTTTTCTGAAAGAAATAAAGCTTTGCTACGAAGAACTCTCAAGATTTAACAAATAATTTGGAAAAATAAAAAGGTTCATAATACATGCTGTTCAGCCCCTCTTCTTGGATTTTTGAAAACAAAAACAGAGAACAAGAGCCATATCAAAAGAGCCCTAGCTTTTCATTCTAACCAAGTATTAAAAACCCTAGACTCGGTACCATTCCAGCCCTGGATCAACAAAAAGACGAGGAGCGCAAAAAGAGAGGACAGAAGAAGGGGATTGGACTAAAACGAATAACAAGAATAGATATGTTTAACAATGAAATTATTATGAGGGAGTATGCGAAGTGTGATATATATTTACCACGTGGAGTTTATCGCAGACGAGAGCTTGGATCTGGGGAAGGATATCTAGGGCTCTGCCTTCCGGCATGGATTCGGGCAAGAAATTCCGGATCTCAGCCCTAGATGCCGGAGATCAGAGATGAGAGGCGGCCACGAGGGAGGAGAGAGAATGTTCGCgccgaaagagaggagagagaaggttCGCGCCGAGAAGGCTCCGTTTCCCGCCCTTCCCACGGCGATGCTCCAGTTGGGGAGGTTATGGAGGGGGAAATCTCGCACGCGCGAGCCGCATGAGGATGGAAGTGAACCGACAAGGAGGGATATTTGAACTGGGGTAGTCGAAGAAATTATTCGGGCGAATCGGCGGAAAGCCGAAAGGATGAGCAAGGAGCAAATCCACTCGATTGGCGGCCGTCTGTGGCGAATCGACGGAGATATTATAGCCTCCGTATTGCATCCACTAGGTCCGATTGGACCGCATCAAATCCAACGGTGGATAACATGccgcattattttttttttttatacaaaaggGCATTCACATTATTTTTATGTGAGTACAGTCCAGGAGGTCAAAATACAGGATGTCACGCTATTCTCACATGAGTACATCTCTGATCTAAACAATGACAATAGCAAAATCATCCTCCACAACGATCCTCTCCGCATGCATTCTCAGTCATGTGTAAGTGATATCCATCCAGATGGCCTAAAGCTT contains the following coding sequences:
- the LOC105040593 gene encoding uncharacterized protein isoform X3; protein product: MPEGRALDILPQIQALVCDKLHVVSYKWLSRNFSVSSNHAKRLLQEFVDKYGHELEVIYQLSGWLKSNPQTYHVQLASGLKLAEVKEEFKDKCSVQVYSVQACIPEDLALLWNAEFVQAEEFFSQPLTEENCLRDNRFCSISTSFVKRTLDGELGAAPAQPINGMGVPVKSKFNSIVKEQPVQPPQKGQAGKLSTKNGMQSTAVTSEKSDKIAPEVIDKGSKPSVVKESGIAVRTNKTKGQSEKALSGSTGSLANLWGRASAKSKPTGSAMETTIDVPDTAVTADAQICAHEAADAASSDDDVPNINCKRESNGANSRKRRVVIDFSDDDEENVVSLASPDLPIGQKKDLDIGEQKRDILRDDQENVKGINSGSSSEVDIRSESKNMIAGISLQQKTHDHAPERITDKNQSTSTATTSPKRKKVLKTRIDERGREVTEVVWEGEAAASNNADKNITTSDAGNRPPVANKAQVGGSSGPANPVSKGGNKKSARGGGKDTKQGNLLAFFKKI
- the LOC105040593 gene encoding uncharacterized protein isoform X1 encodes the protein MPEGRALDILPQIQALVCDKLHVVSYKWLSRNFSVSSNHAKRLLQEFVDKYGHELEVIYQLSGWLKSNPQTYHVQLASGLKLAEVKEEFKDKCSVQVYSVQACIPEDLALLWNAEFVQAEEFFSQPLTEENCLRDNRFCSISTSFVKRTLDGELGAAPAQPINGMGVPVKSKFNSIVKEQPVQPPQKGQAGKLSTKNGMQSTAVTSEKSDKIAPEVIDKGSKPSVVKESGIAVRTNKTKGQSEKALSGSTGSLANLWGRASAKSKPTGSAMETTIDVPDTAVTADAQICAHEAADAASSDDDVPNINCKRESNGANSRKRRVVIDFSDDDEENVVSLASPDLPIGQKKDLDIGEQKRDILRDDQENVKGINSGSSSEVDIRSESKNMIAGISLQQKTHDHAPERITDKNQSTSTATTSPKRKKVLKTRIDERGREVTEVVWEGEAAASNNADKNITTSDAGNSFSGFDFRPPVANKAQVGGSSGPANPVSKGGNKKSARGGGKDTKQGNLLAFFKKI
- the LOC105040593 gene encoding uncharacterized protein isoform X2, producing the protein MPEGRALDILPQIQALVCDKLHVVSYKWLSRNFSVSSNHAKRLLQEFVDKYGHELEVIYQLSGWLKSNPQTYHVQLASGLKLAEVKEEFKDKCSVQVYSVQACIPEDLALLWNAEFVQAEEFFSQPLTEENCLRDNRFCSISTSFVKRTLDGELGAAPAQPINGMGVPVKSKFNSIVKEQPVQPPQKGQAGKLSTKNGMQSTAVTSEKSDKIAPEVIDKGSKPSVVKESGIAVRTNKTKGQSEKALSGSTGSLANLWGRASAKSKPTGSAMETTIDVPDTADAQICAHEAADAASSDDDVPNINCKRESNGANSRKRRVVIDFSDDDEENVVSLASPDLPIGQKKDLDIGEQKRDILRDDQENVKGINSGSSSEVDIRSESKNMIAGISLQQKTHDHAPERITDKNQSTSTATTSPKRKKVLKTRIDERGREVTEVVWEGEAAASNNADKNITTSDAGNSFSGFDFRPPVANKAQVGGSSGPANPVSKGGNKKSARGGGKDTKQGNLLAFFKKI